gtcaaaaccaaggaagcacatacccttgttgacaatctggaacgcaccttcgcagcccttaatacgttccaatggaaattaaacccaaagaagtgcatctttggtgtcccttctggcatattgctcggcaacgtcgtcagttacgacggcatacgccctaacccggagaaagtcaaagctgtcttagacatgaagcccccaaaaaaggtgaaggatgtccagaagctcaccggctgcatggctgctctaagccgtttcatatcaagattaggagaaaaaggactaccgttcttcaaactgctcaaagcgtccgagaagtttgagtggtcggaggaagcagacgctgccttcacgcagctgaaacaatacctcacgtcacctccggtacttactgctcccagagaagacgaaactctcctactttacattgcggcaaccgatcgggtggtttccactacaatggtggtcgagcgcgacgagccgggccacgcctacaaggtacagcggccaatttatttcattagtgaggtactcaacgaatccaagaccaggtacccacagattcagaaactgctctacgccatactgataacatcccgaaagttgagacattacttcgacggatatcgtgtggtggtcatgaccgagtatcctttgggggacatcattcgcaataaggatgcgaacgggcgcatcgtcaaatgggcaatggagctatgccccttttccttggaatttgcaagccgtactacaatcaagtctcaggcactcgtcgatttcatcgtcgagtggacagacttaagcacgcctgcctctccgggatccgacgaatattggacgatgtacttcgacggttctctcaacattgacggtgcgggagcaggagttcttttcgtatcaccatccaaggagcagctccggtacgtcctcaggatttatttcccagcatctaataatgccgccgagtatgaagcatgcctgcatggtctacgcattgcggttgagcttggagttaaacgtctctatgtctacggagattcggctctggtcatcaaccaactcaacaaggactgggacacgaccagtgaaaagatggacgcatattgcaaatcgataagaaagctggaaggcaggttctatggcatcgagtacatacacgtggtccgggacaagaaccaggcagcggatgcgttgtcaaagttaggatcatcccgagccaaaatcccacatggcgtattcgtccaagacctgctcacgccttccattgaagacaaagattcaacgaccgacaaagtttcagaccagcaattagtggctacggttccggcgccgagcacaaccgagccgcttccgaccactcatgagccggactggagagcgcctttcatcaagtacttgacagatggtagcggttatgttGATCGagcagaaaatgagcgcctgatgcgtcgtagtaagcagtatctgctcgtcgatggcaagttatggcgcaaaaacgctaaggaggaaatcttgatgaagtgtataacccaggaggaaggcgagcatctcctagaccaaatccactctggctcctgcggcaaccacgcggcctcaagaacactggtcggtaaggctttccgagcagggttctattggccgtcagcagtggccgacgcagagaagctagtccgccgctgtgaaggttgtcagttcttctccaagagaatccatgtaccagcacatgagatccagacgattccagcctcttggcccttcgcatgctggggactggacatgatcgggcctttcaaaccagctcctgggaaatttacatgcgtcttcgtgctaattgataagttttctaagtggatagaatacatgcctctggtacaggcatcctcagagaaagctgtcacattcctcgaccaggtcatccaccgtttcggcgtgcccaacagcatcattactgatctgggtactcagttcaccgggaacgctttttgggacttctgcgatgaaaggagcatagttgtaaaatacgtctcggtggcgcatcctagagctaatggacaagtcgagcgggcaaatggcatgatcttggacgcattgaagaagaggatgtacagagaaaacgataaagctcctggaagatggctcaaggagttaccagccgttgtctggggcctccgaactcagcccagtcgtaacaccggcgtctcaccatactttatggtttacggcgctgaggcagtcctcccaccagatatagctttcagatcagcacgggtagagaacttcgacgaaggcaaggtcaacgaagtacgggagctagaagtcaacagcgcagaagagaaaaggcttgattcttgcgtacgcacggccaaataccttgctgttttgcgcaggtactacaacaagaacgttaaagagcgtttcttcgtggtcggggacttagtcctgaagtggaagacgaaccaggctggtgtccacaaactcgcaaccccatgggagggacccttcatgatcaaggaagtcacacgtccaacgtcttacaggttagctcatctagacggcacggacgtaccgaactcatggcacatcgacaagcttagacgcttctatgcttaactactgagatatgtactctacttgtattttcgatttactttactaaagcaactatgatttctccgaccactctaatgtgtcactccgaattttatggttattctaacttaagccagtacaagccgaccaccactccttctacggttttcggagcaggccctgtctccggttcctcccaacacgtgcacgggatccgctctctacgttgcgggtgatcggcaggtcccccctagtctgacttgtctgcgtccacgtgtgcacaggtcatagtacctcatactccgaccacatgccagactagggccgcacaaacttttcaggatgacgtgtcgagcaaaacggtacaactaaacggaacgttaacacgttcccacttagttacaccaacaaaaaatttcaagcttaaagtgcgttttgtataaaacaaacaagcttataatgatatacagttacgttattacaagcttgcctgaaaaggctcaagtttacaataacacaactatgtcctccttctacagctctaagcctattacattggctggtcggggcgcatggcatttactgctcgccgcctctgataccctactcgagtctcggggactctagagctagtcaagctgaaggggatggccccgccggtgcctggctggtcgagaccgcaggcttcgttggttggcttgcagctgatggcatttccagctggcttgtcgatggcataccctgcacaggtgctgtcccacctccgcacaggttaatatcgccaattatctttgacgacaagtccagctgggccgtccgaagctcttcggccttgtctgggtctatctccttcgggtacccagcctccaagcgtttgagatcgatcagggggtagtgagcacgcaccatgcttagcacatgggcacccgtgtactcacccgcctccttcacgaagtcttggaaccatccccatgcttgcttgcatctctcgaccagtccgagctgaggcgtccttagctcttcctctgtgagcagccgggtcgataaggtcgaggacgggcacaatgccagttgccatttcttggcaccgcttgttccacgtgtcccgctcctcggtggccttaaggcattgtgctttccagtcgtcacgctccttgatcacggcctccaggtgcctcttggcattgactttcaaaactgaaaacagtacaagacatcaaacgtgatgacacgacaaggcaatgtgggcaattgaatgagaaaggtggtctggagtgcttacttttcaggtcgtccttcattctgttagtgtggtcttggagttccgactggcggcgtgccagtttctcgttgtcctccttcaggcgaccacattctgcaagcgcacggctgttctccccctggaggcgggtcacttcagcttctaaacctgcattacagctattactgccaagaacaaaataacacaaagtcccgcacttgctatgatacggtgaaaacttacctgttttctcccgctctttgtttttgagctggccgaccaggttttggttctgtgcttcttggtctgtcctctcctggtcggcggcttcaagttggcgccgtaggcgttccacttcagccgtcagctccttattggtcgtcgtgattccttctatctggtcgaagcac
Above is a genomic segment from Miscanthus floridulus cultivar M001 chromosome 3, ASM1932011v1, whole genome shotgun sequence containing:
- the LOC136545022 gene encoding tropomyosin-2-like, whose amino-acid sequence is MHEEIPEVEETLRVERAAKRLVTEVQDLMKTARYRKRCFDQIEGITTTNKELTAEVERLRRQLEAADQERTDQEAQNQNLVGQLKNKEREKTGLEAEVTRLQGENSRALAECGRLKEDNEKLARRQSELQDHTNRMKDDLKILKVNAKRHLEAVIKERDDWKAQCLKATEERDTWNKRCQEMATGIVPVLDLIDPAAHRGRAKDASARTGREMQASMGMVPRLREGGG